In the Pseudomonadota bacterium genome, CCGGGATTTCCTTTCGCGTGGCGCTGATTCGTTATCCGCCTACGGGAACCGACGCCAGCAGTTTGATTAGTTCCTGGGCCGCCGCTGTTGAAGACGCCGGGTTCTGCCCGGTGATCAAGTGGCCGTCGACGATTGCGAAACTTTGCCAATCGGCGACCTTCTCGAAGTGGCCACCTAGACGCTTGAGTTCGTCCTCGAGCAGAAACGGAACTACCTTGGTCAGGTGAACGGCCTCTTCTTCAGTGTTTGTAAAGCCTGTGACGCGTTTCCCCTTTACAATCGGTTCGCCGTTGAACTTTGCGTGACGCAATGCGGCTGGAGCATGACAGATCGCGACGACAGGTTTGCCTGCGTTGTAAAAAGTTTCGATCAAAGCATTCGAGATCGGATCTTCAGCCAGGTCCCACATCGGCCCGTGACCGCCTGGATAAAAGATCGCATCGTAGTCCTGCGCCTTCACGTCGGACAATCTCATCGTGCTGGACAGTACGGCCTGCGTTTTGGGATCGTTCTTGAATCGGCGTGTCAGGTCGGTCTGCCCCGCGGGTGTGTCGCTCTTGGGATCGAGCGGCGGTTCACCGCCTTTGGGGGAAGCGACCGTAACGCTAGCACCCGCATCGAGGAACGTGTAATAAGGGGCGCAGAATTCTTCCAGCCCGAACCCCGTCTTCCTCCCTGTATTCCCAAGCGTGTCATGAGACGTCATTACCATCAGAATGTTCATTGTGTTTCTCCTTTGTTCAAACATTAGAAAGCTAACAGTTGCATTAGGTCAGAAGCGTGGAGACGAATCCATTGGACGAAGGTATCGATCGATACCTTCGCTGGGGATCTGCGCTGGCGGTTCCACGTGACCTATCCAGCTTACCTTTCAGCTTCTCAACTCGCGTACCAGCTCGGACCGATCTGGACGGATCTGGCTAAGCCGCGTGTGATCAAGCACTTAGCTTGAGTGCGAAGGACGTGAAAGAAAATCCATAGAGAGAGTGGAGGGACAGTGGCGGCGCTATTTCGCCAGTGAGGCGATACTTCGTCACCCTT is a window encoding:
- a CDS encoding type 1 glutamine amidotransferase domain-containing protein, which produces MNILMVMTSHDTLGNTGRKTGFGLEEFCAPYYTFLDAGASVTVASPKGGEPPLDPKSDTPAGQTDLTRRFKNDPKTQAVLSSTMRLSDVKAQDYDAIFYPGGHGPMWDLAEDPISNALIETFYNAGKPVVAICHAPAALRHAKFNGEPIVKGKRVTGFTNTEEEAVHLTKVVPFLLEDELKRLGGHFEKVADWQSFAIVDGHLITGQNPASSTAAAQELIKLLASVPVGG